The following are from one region of the Cyanobium gracile PCC 6307 genome:
- a CDS encoding carbohydrate porin, translating into MRPPGALRWLTAAWVCAAAGPLQAEEATSFAPTTTVDLQINAVLGALQSTGSEVDRAGNSAAGAPLLNGVSLNHEARLTIDTSFTGQDLFRIRLRTGDFAPSGFFSNPPSPLTRLDVAFQEPACRPGDAACPSRLVSINRAYLQLPIGPELRLSVGPRIMQLDMLPVWPSVYTASPILDLFQYAGAPGTYGKRLGGGFGLWWQPRGGLRGLSLGYAYVAGRAGGSPQGGGLFGEASSQTSTLQLALTRPQWNITGAWNLSGPQVRLRGTPLASQLAAGAGDGSLSSWSLAGYWQPRRSGWLPSISAGWGQDTFRFGSYPVAGLSGVRSRSWYAGLIWSDVLGVGNSLGFAIGSPAHVSAIRTPVPFSIDDRGLAMELYYRIQISDDLSVTPAVFWLSRPRGALTGSADLSEALLDPLATGEASLSVWAALIRTTLRF; encoded by the coding sequence ATGAGGCCCCCCGGCGCCCTTCGGTGGCTGACGGCGGCCTGGGTCTGCGCTGCCGCCGGGCCCCTGCAGGCCGAGGAGGCCACCAGCTTCGCCCCCACCACCACGGTGGACCTGCAGATCAACGCCGTTCTCGGCGCCCTGCAGTCCACCGGCAGTGAGGTGGACAGGGCCGGCAACAGCGCCGCCGGGGCGCCCCTGCTGAACGGGGTCAGCCTCAACCACGAGGCCCGCCTCACCATCGACACCAGCTTCACGGGTCAGGACCTGTTCCGGATCCGCCTGCGCACGGGCGACTTCGCCCCCTCCGGCTTCTTCTCCAACCCGCCCAGCCCCCTGACGCGCCTGGATGTGGCCTTCCAGGAGCCGGCCTGCCGCCCTGGGGATGCGGCCTGCCCGTCCCGGCTGGTCAGCATCAACCGCGCCTACCTGCAGCTGCCGATCGGCCCCGAGCTCCGGCTCAGCGTCGGGCCCCGGATCATGCAGCTCGACATGCTCCCCGTCTGGCCGAGCGTCTACACCGCCTCGCCGATCCTGGATCTGTTCCAGTACGCCGGAGCGCCGGGCACCTACGGCAAACGGCTCGGCGGCGGTTTCGGACTCTGGTGGCAGCCCAGAGGCGGCCTGCGGGGGCTGAGCCTGGGCTACGCCTACGTGGCCGGCCGGGCCGGGGGTTCACCCCAGGGGGGCGGCCTCTTCGGCGAGGCCTCCTCCCAGACCAGCACCCTGCAGCTGGCCCTGACCCGGCCCCAGTGGAACATCACCGGCGCCTGGAACCTGAGCGGTCCCCAGGTGCGGCTGCGGGGCACCCCCCTGGCCAGCCAGCTGGCGGCCGGGGCCGGTGACGGGAGCCTCAGCTCATGGTCGCTGGCGGGCTACTGGCAGCCGCGCCGCTCCGGCTGGCTGCCCTCGATCAGCGCCGGCTGGGGGCAGGACACGTTCCGCTTCGGCTCCTACCCGGTGGCGGGCCTGTCGGGGGTGCGCAGCCGCTCCTGGTACGCCGGCCTGATCTGGAGCGATGTGCTGGGGGTGGGCAACAGCCTGGGCTTCGCCATCGGCTCGCCCGCCCACGTCAGCGCCATCCGGACGCCGGTGCCGTTCTCCATCGACGACCGGGGCCTGGCCATGGAGCTCTACTACCGCATCCAGATCAGCGACGATCTCTCGGTGACGCCGGCGGTGTTCTGGTTGAGCCGGCCCCGCGGTGCACTCACCGGCAGCGCGGATCTTTCGGAGGCTCTGCTGGATCCGCTGGCCACGGGCGAGGCCAGCCTGAGCGTGTGGGCCGCCCTGATCCGGACGACGCTCCGCTTCTGA
- the gltS gene encoding sodium/glutamate symporter: MQFESFATFNIAIVVLAIGRWLNRKVGFLREFNIPEPVTSGLLVCLLLALIHAINGTEIGFNLQTRDFLLLYFFAAIGLNADIKTLLSGGWPLLILVVTTVGYMVLQNLTGIGMAALLGLNPLVGLLGGSVSLLGGHGTAIAWAPRFAESHGISNALEIGIACATFGLVLASLMGGPIARILIRRHRLKPPGAPDAAPFGSSASVDGGAPDGEAEAVTYFSLLGTLFWLNVSLGLGELLHEALRAAGSNLPLFVSCLFAAIFLTNTVPRLLPIRCLAAPRSLAIVSDISLGIFLTMSLMSLQLWTIASLAGPILAILAAQFVVSFLFALFVVFKVMGRDYEAAVICAGFGGISLGATPTAMANMSAVAQKYGAAHRAFIIVPLVSGFFVDISNAVVIQRFLNWFG, encoded by the coding sequence ATGCAGTTCGAGAGCTTCGCGACCTTCAACATCGCCATCGTGGTGCTGGCGATCGGTCGCTGGCTGAACCGCAAGGTGGGTTTCCTGCGGGAATTCAACATTCCAGAGCCGGTCACCAGCGGCCTTCTCGTCTGTCTGCTGCTGGCCCTGATCCATGCCATCAACGGCACGGAGATCGGCTTCAATCTGCAGACGCGGGATTTTCTGCTGCTCTATTTCTTTGCGGCCATCGGCCTCAATGCCGACATCAAGACCCTGCTCTCGGGTGGCTGGCCCCTGCTGATCCTGGTGGTCACCACCGTGGGGTACATGGTGCTGCAGAACCTCACCGGCATCGGCATGGCGGCGCTGCTGGGGCTCAATCCCCTGGTGGGTCTGCTGGGGGGGTCGGTGTCCCTGCTGGGGGGCCACGGCACGGCGATCGCCTGGGCGCCGCGTTTCGCCGAGAGCCACGGCATCAGCAATGCCCTCGAAATCGGCATCGCCTGCGCGACGTTCGGTCTGGTGCTGGCTTCGCTGATGGGTGGGCCGATCGCCCGGATCCTGATCCGCCGCCACCGGCTCAAGCCGCCGGGGGCCCCGGATGCAGCCCCTTTCGGCTCCTCCGCCTCCGTGGATGGCGGCGCCCCGGATGGTGAGGCGGAGGCGGTGACCTACTTCAGCCTGCTGGGCACCCTCTTCTGGCTCAACGTGAGTCTGGGCTTGGGGGAGCTGCTGCATGAGGCCCTGCGGGCCGCCGGCAGCAACCTGCCCCTGTTCGTCAGCTGCCTGTTCGCTGCGATCTTCCTCACCAACACCGTGCCGCGGCTGCTGCCGATACGCTGCCTGGCCGCCCCCCGCTCGCTGGCCATCGTCTCGGACATCTCCCTGGGCATCTTCCTGACGATGTCGCTGATGAGCCTCCAGCTCTGGACCATCGCCTCCCTGGCCGGTCCCATCCTGGCCATCCTGGCGGCCCAGTTCGTGGTGTCCTTCCTGTTCGCCCTGTTCGTGGTGTTCAAGGTGATGGGCCGGGATTACGAGGCCGCCGTGATCTGCGCCGGCTTCGGGGGCATCTCCCTGGGGGCCACCCCCACGGCGATGGCCAACATGTCGGCGGTGGCCCAGAAGTACGGGGCCGCCCACCGGGCCTTCATCATCGTGCCGCTGGTGTCCGGTTTCTTCGTGGACATCAGCAACGCCGTGGTGATCCAGCGCTTCCTCAACTGGTTCGGTTGA
- the glsA gene encoding glutaminase A, with product MSNGHLPTAEVVQELVAEAHRRFAQVRDGQVADYIPALAAADPAHFGLCVSSCGGALFEAGEARVAFSIQSISKPFLFALICQAIGEEEAREKLGVNSTGLPFNSVLAVERSGDGLSNPMVNAGAIAATSLAPGASSEAKWAFIQDGFSRFAGRRLEIDAEVCASELATNRRNAGLATLLSDHDRIWWDPDEATELYTRQCSLSVTAADLAVMAATLANGGRQPVTGEQVIDAIHCQHVLAVMVTAGLYETSGDWLYATGLPGKSGVAGGMITVAPGKGGLATYAPPLDEAGNSVRGQLTARFLSERLGLNLFASRPDGSP from the coding sequence GTGTCCAACGGTCACCTGCCCACCGCGGAGGTGGTGCAGGAGCTGGTGGCGGAAGCCCATCGCCGCTTTGCACAGGTCCGCGACGGCCAGGTGGCCGATTACATCCCGGCGCTGGCGGCGGCGGATCCGGCGCACTTCGGCCTCTGCGTGTCCAGCTGCGGCGGGGCGTTGTTCGAGGCCGGGGAGGCCCGGGTGGCCTTCAGCATCCAGAGCATCTCCAAGCCGTTCCTGTTCGCCCTGATCTGCCAGGCCATCGGTGAGGAGGAAGCCCGCGAGAAGCTCGGCGTCAACAGCACCGGCCTGCCCTTCAATTCCGTGCTGGCGGTGGAGCGCAGCGGCGACGGCCTCTCCAATCCGATGGTGAACGCCGGGGCGATCGCCGCCACCAGCCTGGCGCCTGGCGCCAGCAGTGAGGCCAAGTGGGCCTTCATCCAGGACGGCTTCTCCCGCTTCGCCGGCCGGCGGCTGGAGATCGATGCCGAGGTCTGCGCGTCGGAGCTGGCCACCAATCGCCGCAACGCCGGCCTGGCGACACTCCTCAGCGACCATGACCGCATCTGGTGGGATCCCGACGAGGCCACCGAGCTCTACACCCGCCAGTGTTCCCTCAGCGTCACCGCCGCCGACCTGGCGGTGATGGCCGCCACCCTGGCCAACGGCGGCCGCCAGCCCGTCACCGGGGAGCAGGTGATCGATGCCATCCACTGCCAGCACGTGCTGGCGGTGATGGTCACGGCGGGGTTGTACGAGACCTCGGGCGACTGGCTCTACGCCACCGGCCTGCCTGGCAAGAGCGGGGTGGCCGGCGGCATGATCACGGTGGCGCCCGGCAAGGGGGGCCTGGCCACCTATGCGCCGCCGCTGGATGAGGCGGGCAACAGTGTGCGCGGCCAGCTCACAGCCCGCTTTCTCTCTGAGCGGCTGGGCCTCAATCTGTTCGCCTCCAGACCCGACGGGAGCCCCTGA
- a CDS encoding 20S proteasome subunit A/B, which translates to MYVFQPASDRLFVLLAAGNLATTQAVVNWIQRDLDRSAEDSSPNETTLRSCDYLFEAAAYIGRVSVAVQQENGPALQKAGASAGASFLLGGQIGGEAHGLYLVYAEGNAIKATRETPYLQIGETKYGKPPLDNVGHTNLSLEDAARLCLISEVLTQRSNLTVGPPFELAILPANALAVTHRVTFDPEAPELAAMVETWSDAQREALHRLPSFPWERTSPD; encoded by the coding sequence ATGTACGTCTTCCAGCCGGCTTCCGACCGGCTGTTCGTGCTTCTCGCTGCCGGCAATCTGGCCACCACCCAGGCCGTGGTCAACTGGATCCAGCGGGATCTCGATCGATCCGCCGAGGACTCCAGCCCGAACGAGACGACGCTGCGCTCCTGCGATTATCTGTTCGAGGCGGCCGCCTACATCGGCCGGGTGAGTGTGGCGGTGCAGCAGGAGAACGGCCCTGCGCTGCAGAAGGCCGGGGCCAGTGCCGGGGCCTCGTTCCTCCTGGGCGGCCAGATCGGCGGGGAGGCCCATGGGCTGTATCTGGTCTATGCCGAGGGCAACGCCATCAAGGCCACCCGGGAAACGCCGTACCTGCAGATCGGGGAGACGAAGTATGGAAAGCCTCCGCTCGACAACGTGGGCCATACCAACCTCTCCCTGGAGGATGCCGCCCGGCTCTGCCTGATCTCGGAAGTGCTCACCCAGCGCTCCAATCTCACGGTGGGCCCCCCTTTCGAGCTGGCCATCCTTCCCGCCAACGCCCTGGCGGTGACCCACCGCGTGACGTTCGACCCCGAGGCGCCTGAGCTGGCCGCGATGGTCGAGACCTGGAGCGACGCCCAGCGGGAGGCCCTGCATCGCCTGCCCAGTTTTCCCTGGGAGCGGACATCGCCGGACTGA
- a CDS encoding lytic transglycosylase, with product MVGRQASATGAALAALFLSFTGLSFSPGAFSQAAPPARSVKVVQGDTLEAIAARYGVSVQELIRLNRITNPEELQIGQQLKLPPSKGLVQVRAGDTLALLAARHRTTAADLQKANPGLKPDQLKVGAWLKLPPASAAKPTAKPSSTAKPSSTAKPAAAAKPAPPAKPASPAQAPTTPPAVTPPAPTAPPVPVPPKQGEAVRWRFYGNTLVDWGGWKLHPGGVRVTLVQPTQADVGPTRAQATAVAVHCSSLRQAWLVNGAWEPWSVPLGRSLGQQIVLDLCANVSDPTAPSTAPPAAP from the coding sequence ATGGTGGGTCGACAGGCATCGGCGACCGGGGCTGCTCTTGCCGCCCTTTTTCTGTCCTTCACCGGTCTCAGCTTCAGCCCCGGAGCCTTCAGCCAGGCGGCCCCGCCGGCGCGCAGCGTCAAGGTTGTCCAGGGTGACACGCTGGAGGCCATCGCCGCCCGTTATGGGGTGAGCGTCCAGGAGTTGATCCGTCTGAACAGGATCACCAATCCCGAGGAGCTGCAGATCGGCCAGCAGCTGAAACTGCCGCCATCGAAGGGCCTCGTGCAGGTGCGCGCCGGGGACACCCTGGCGCTCCTGGCGGCCCGCCATCGGACCACCGCGGCGGATCTGCAGAAGGCCAATCCCGGGCTCAAGCCCGACCAGCTCAAAGTGGGTGCCTGGCTGAAGCTCCCTCCGGCATCCGCGGCCAAGCCCACCGCGAAGCCCTCGTCCACCGCGAAGCCTTCCTCCACAGCCAAGCCAGCTGCCGCCGCCAAACCGGCGCCCCCCGCGAAGCCGGCATCCCCGGCCCAGGCACCGACCACGCCACCGGCCGTGACGCCTCCGGCGCCCACCGCGCCCCCTGTACCGGTGCCGCCGAAACAGGGTGAGGCGGTCCGCTGGCGCTTCTACGGCAACACCCTCGTCGACTGGGGCGGCTGGAAGCTCCATCCCGGCGGGGTGCGGGTCACCCTGGTGCAACCCACCCAGGCGGACGTGGGTCCGACCCGGGCCCAGGCGACGGCGGTGGCGGTGCACTGCAGCAGCCTCCGACAGGCCTGGCTGGTCAACGGGGCCTGGGAGCCCTGGTCGGTGCCGCTTGGGCGGTCGCTGGGTCAGCAGATCGTGCTTGATCTCTGCGCCAACGTCAGCGACCCCACCGCCCCGTCCACGGCGCCTCCTGCCGCACCCTGA
- a CDS encoding efflux RND transporter permease subunit, with product MSFSDNFIKRPVLTTVCSILIVLVGLIAIPTLSIENLPNIAPPLIQVTSNYGGANSLVTEQAVTNPIEQQINGVPGANYISSTSNMSGTSTIQVFFNEGTDINIDQVNVQNRVSLAMPQLPQQVQATGVSVMQSTPSILLAYQVTSTEGQFDASYLNGLIYQNLYYQLERVPGVATVNLLGGSNPAFWLFVDANKLSANNLTADQVVNAVASQNSVAIGGLVGGPPAAGNQKFAYPILVENNGNLVSVEELNNLIVGRTSTGNLLRLKDVGEATYGTNTFAQQAVSIEGHPSITVAVFQTPESNALDVSNQVVQVMNQFTQSVPPGVKVFEIYNIGQFIESAVEGVVDALGLAIVLVLLILFLFLQDWRATVVPSLAIPISLVGTFAFVKIFGFSINQLTLLGLVLATGLVVDDAIVVIEAVEKNLEKGMRPRQAAMECMGELFGALVATALVLMAVFVPVAFYPGGIGIIYRQFALTIAFSIAISAFNALTFSPMLSALLLRSQKSAPPGRVVGIIGGVVVGLAFGRFSAASFGSITYGIGVVGGVLAGANLVWIFSRFNAFFTRLERGYASMVGALIARRRWILVGLGGGIALTLFAFTALPSAFIPEEDQGYGLGIFQLQNGASLSQTQGTALEVAKVLNAEEEIIAGSVVSGYGFNGASPDQGVFFFGFKPLEERSRADQKAPAIVSRLNAKLSQISSGMAVAAQPPAIPGFSAQGGFYFQFNDLSNGAFTFNQLDDQAKQLIQAGTASGGFSTLYTQFIPSAPAFGLKIDRSILGALNVDFQQAMQTIAVLAGSNYSGLTYESGQVRNIYVQAAADNRRSLEDVLNYYVRSKDDKLVQVSEFATAELTSAPPVISHFNLYRTILIQGAEAVGKSSGQALTLIQDLFRAQDFNNIGYAFTGLAALQLSAGNASVLVFGLGILVVYLVLSAQYESYVTPVIILMTVPLAMLGALVFLALRSIDLNIYAQVGLVTLIGLAAKNGILIVEVAEQHMKEGMTAAEAAIASAESRLRPILMTAIAALAGFLPLVVATTAGANSQQSLGTVIFGGLLVATVLSLGVVPPFYVVVKALEARWFEESDPEGADLAPARDQPTGSL from the coding sequence ATGTCGTTCTCCGATAACTTCATCAAGCGGCCGGTTCTGACCACCGTCTGCAGCATCCTGATCGTGCTGGTGGGCCTGATCGCCATCCCCACGCTGTCGATCGAGAACCTCCCGAACATTGCCCCACCCCTGATCCAGGTTACCTCCAACTATGGGGGCGCCAATTCCCTGGTCACCGAGCAGGCGGTGACCAATCCCATCGAGCAGCAGATCAACGGTGTTCCCGGCGCGAATTATATCTCTTCGACCAGTAACATGTCTGGGACGAGCACGATTCAGGTGTTCTTCAATGAAGGCACCGATATCAATATCGACCAGGTGAACGTGCAGAACCGCGTCTCTCTGGCGATGCCCCAGTTGCCCCAGCAGGTGCAGGCCACCGGGGTTTCGGTGATGCAGAGCACCCCGTCGATCCTGCTGGCCTATCAGGTGACGTCGACGGAAGGTCAGTTCGATGCGTCCTATCTCAACGGCCTGATTTATCAGAATCTGTACTACCAACTGGAGCGGGTGCCCGGGGTGGCCACCGTCAACCTGCTGGGGGGCAGCAATCCGGCCTTCTGGCTGTTCGTCGATGCCAACAAGCTTTCCGCCAACAACCTCACCGCCGATCAGGTGGTCAATGCGGTGGCCAGCCAGAACAGCGTCGCCATCGGCGGCCTGGTGGGCGGTCCGCCGGCCGCGGGCAACCAGAAGTTCGCCTACCCGATCCTGGTGGAGAACAACGGCAACCTGGTGTCCGTCGAGGAGCTCAACAACCTGATCGTCGGCCGCACCTCCACCGGCAACCTGCTGCGTCTCAAGGATGTCGGTGAAGCCACCTACGGCACCAACACCTTCGCCCAGCAGGCGGTGAGCATCGAAGGCCACCCCTCGATCACGGTCGCCGTCTTCCAGACCCCCGAGAGCAACGCCCTCGATGTCTCGAACCAGGTGGTTCAGGTGATGAACCAGTTCACCCAGAGCGTCCCCCCGGGCGTCAAGGTGTTCGAGATCTACAACATCGGCCAGTTCATCGAGTCGGCCGTGGAGGGGGTGGTGGATGCCCTCGGCCTGGCCATCGTGCTGGTGCTGCTGATCCTGTTCCTGTTCCTGCAGGACTGGCGGGCGACTGTGGTGCCCAGCCTGGCGATTCCGATCTCCCTGGTCGGCACCTTTGCCTTCGTGAAAATCTTCGGTTTCTCGATCAACCAGCTGACCCTGCTGGGCCTGGTGCTGGCCACCGGTCTGGTGGTGGATGACGCCATCGTGGTCATCGAGGCGGTGGAGAAGAACCTGGAGAAGGGGATGCGTCCCCGTCAGGCCGCCATGGAATGCATGGGGGAGCTGTTCGGCGCCCTGGTGGCCACCGCCCTGGTGCTGATGGCGGTGTTCGTGCCGGTGGCCTTCTATCCCGGCGGCATCGGCATCATCTACCGCCAGTTCGCCCTCACCATCGCCTTCTCGATCGCGATCTCCGCCTTCAACGCCCTCACCTTCTCGCCCATGCTCTCGGCCCTGCTGCTGCGGAGCCAGAAATCAGCGCCCCCCGGACGTGTGGTGGGCATCATCGGCGGCGTGGTGGTGGGCCTGGCCTTCGGCCGCTTCAGCGCCGCCTCCTTCGGCAGCATCACCTATGGAATCGGCGTGGTCGGCGGTGTGCTCGCCGGTGCCAACCTGGTCTGGATCTTCAGCCGCTTCAACGCCTTCTTCACGCGCCTGGAGCGTGGCTATGCCTCGATGGTGGGGGCCCTGATCGCCCGGCGGCGCTGGATCCTGGTGGGACTGGGCGGCGGTATTGCCCTCACCCTGTTCGCCTTCACCGCCCTTCCCTCCGCCTTCATCCCCGAGGAGGACCAGGGTTACGGCCTGGGCATCTTCCAACTCCAGAACGGTGCCTCCCTCAGCCAGACCCAGGGCACCGCCCTGGAGGTGGCCAAGGTCCTGAATGCCGAGGAGGAGATCATCGCCGGTTCGGTGGTGAGCGGGTATGGCTTCAACGGCGCCAGTCCCGACCAGGGGGTGTTCTTCTTCGGCTTCAAGCCCCTGGAGGAGCGCAGCCGGGCCGACCAGAAGGCCCCGGCGATCGTCAGCCGGCTCAACGCCAAGCTCAGCCAGATCAGCTCCGGCATGGCGGTGGCGGCCCAGCCTCCGGCGATTCCGGGGTTCTCGGCCCAGGGGGGCTTCTACTTCCAGTTCAACGACCTCAGCAACGGGGCGTTCACCTTCAACCAGCTCGATGATCAGGCCAAGCAGCTGATCCAGGCCGGCACGGCCAGCGGCGGCTTCTCCACCCTCTACACCCAGTTCATCCCCAGTGCCCCGGCCTTTGGCCTCAAGATCGACCGCTCGATCCTGGGGGCCCTGAACGTCGACTTCCAGCAGGCGATGCAGACGATTGCCGTCCTGGCGGGCAGCAACTACTCGGGCCTCACCTACGAGAGCGGCCAGGTCAGGAACATCTACGTGCAGGCGGCCGCCGACAACCGCAGATCCCTGGAGGATGTCCTCAATTACTACGTGCGCAGCAAGGATGACAAGCTGGTGCAGGTGTCGGAATTCGCCACCGCCGAACTCACCAGCGCACCGCCGGTGATCAGTCACTTCAACCTCTATCGCACCATCCTGATCCAGGGGGCCGAGGCAGTCGGCAAGAGTTCCGGGCAGGCCCTGACGCTGATCCAGGATCTGTTCCGCGCCCAGGACTTCAACAACATCGGCTATGCCTTCACCGGTCTGGCGGCCCTGCAGCTGTCGGCGGGCAACGCTAGTGTGCTGGTCTTCGGCCTGGGGATCCTGGTGGTCTATCTGGTGCTCTCGGCCCAGTACGAGAGCTACGTGACCCCGGTGATCATCCTGATGACCGTGCCCCTGGCCATGCTCGGCGCCCTGGTGTTCCTGGCGCTGCGATCGATCGACCTCAACATCTATGCCCAGGTGGGTCTGGTGACCCTGATCGGGCTGGCGGCCAAGAACGGCATCCTCATCGTCGAGGTGGCCGAGCAGCACATGAAGGAGGGCATGACCGCCGCCGAGGCCGCCATTGCCTCGGCGGAGTCCCGGCTGCGGCCGATCCTGATGACGGCCATCGCCGCCCTGGCCGGCTTCCTGCCCCTGGTGGTGGCCACCACGGCGGGGGCCAACAGCCAGCAGTCCCTGGGCACGGTGATCTTCGGCGGCCTGCTGGTGGCCACGGTGCTGTCGCTGGGGGTGGTGCCCCCCTTCTATGTGGTGGTCAAGGCCCTCGAGGCCCGCTGGTTCGAGGAGTCCGACCCTGAGGGGGCGGATCTGGCCCCTGCCCGGGACCAGCCCACCGGCTCGTTGTGA
- a CDS encoding efflux RND transporter periplasmic adaptor subunit has protein sequence MRRYDPGLVRWQALPSLLPLTWLLAACGSAAPEARPPLVVQTVTVGEFRFTPGIETISTIESTSNVVMRPQSDGRVVRILAREGQQVKAGQPILVLDNVQESATLDSDRAEAIKDRVNAERYVFLNEQGAVSTKDRDYYITQAIQSRDQARSSAATLGYKFVTAPIDGQIGNLDSVKLGDYVRQGQAITGIVNNASLWTLMDVPATQSSQVKIGQPVQVESQGNPPVRGVGRVVFVSPYFANATQSSGQPNTVLVKAEFPNLTGVLKTGQYVRNRIITGSSDQLAVPVEAVMMQAQQPFVYRVLPLSTVLPRIKASDQLLPAQKQKLEKLPGTTPVVVQTAVKLGKLQNNAYPVLSGLSKGDEVVVSNTALLRSGMPVRRAPAPAPAPAPAAS, from the coding sequence TTGCGGAGGTATGACCCCGGTCTGGTGCGCTGGCAGGCTCTTCCCTCTCTCCTTCCCCTGACGTGGCTGCTGGCCGCCTGCGGTTCCGCCGCCCCTGAGGCCAGGCCGCCCCTGGTGGTCCAGACGGTGACGGTGGGGGAGTTCCGCTTCACGCCGGGCATCGAGACCATCAGCACCATCGAGTCCACCTCCAATGTGGTGATGCGGCCCCAGTCGGATGGGCGGGTGGTGCGGATCCTGGCCAGGGAGGGCCAGCAGGTGAAGGCGGGCCAGCCGATCCTGGTGCTCGACAACGTGCAGGAATCGGCCACCCTCGATTCCGACCGGGCCGAGGCGATCAAGGATCGCGTCAACGCCGAGCGCTACGTCTTCCTCAACGAGCAGGGGGCCGTCTCCACCAAGGACCGCGACTACTACATCACCCAGGCGATCCAGAGCCGCGACCAGGCCCGCTCCAGTGCCGCCACCCTCGGCTACAAATTCGTCACCGCCCCCATCGACGGCCAGATCGGCAACCTCGATTCGGTCAAGCTGGGGGATTACGTGCGCCAGGGCCAGGCGATCACGGGAATCGTCAACAACGCCTCCCTCTGGACCCTGATGGATGTGCCGGCCACCCAGTCCAGCCAGGTGAAGATCGGTCAGCCGGTGCAGGTGGAGAGCCAGGGCAATCCTCCGGTGAGGGGCGTGGGCCGGGTGGTCTTCGTCTCCCCCTATTTCGCCAATGCCACCCAGTCCTCGGGCCAGCCGAACACGGTGCTGGTGAAGGCGGAGTTCCCCAATCTCACGGGGGTGCTGAAGACAGGCCAGTACGTGCGCAACCGCATCATCACCGGCAGCAGCGACCAGCTGGCGGTGCCGGTGGAGGCGGTGATGATGCAGGCCCAGCAACCCTTCGTGTACCGGGTGCTGCCCCTCTCCACGGTCCTGCCCCGGATCAAGGCCTCCGATCAGCTGCTGCCGGCCCAGAAGCAGAAGCTGGAGAAGCTGCCGGGCACCACGCCGGTGGTGGTCCAGACGGCGGTGAAGCTGGGGAAGCTGCAGAACAACGCCTATCCGGTGCTCTCCGGCCTGAGCAAGGGGGATGAGGTCGTGGTGAGCAACACGGCCCTGCTGCGCTCCGGCATGCCGGTACGGCGGGCACCGGCACCGGCACCGGCACCGGCTCCGGCGGCGAGCTGA